Below is a window of Culturomica massiliensis DNA.
GGATCAGATCGGAATAGAACTCGAATCGGGTAAAGAACCGGTACAGGCTGTGGTACAGGCAACGAAAACCCGTATTGTGCCGGTGACGATGGCGTCGGGTACGACGATTCTGGGTATGTTGCCCTTGTTGTGGGATGCTATGTTTGCCGGGATGGCTGCGACGATTATGGGGGGGCTGTTTGTGGCGACAATGCTGACTTTGTTTGTTTTGCCGGTAACCTATTGTATTTTTTATAAGATACGTATTGACCGGTAATTGATTTTAGATTGTTGATTTGCGATTTTTGGCAGTTGGCTGTAGAAGTGGCTGATAATAGGTTGTTGATCGTAAATTGAAAATTAGAAATATAATAAATGTAACGTATGAAAAAATGGATCATATACAGTTGTTGCTGGCTGGGCGGTTTACCGCTGGCTGCACAGACAACTTCGCTGACAGTTGGTGAGTACAGGCAAAAGGTACTGAATTACAGCCAGCAGATCAAGCAGAGTGCCGAACAGCGCATAGCTATGCAGGAAGCGATGAAGACGGCTAAAACGGCTTATCTGCCACAGGTGAATGTTTCTGGGAATGTACAATACCGTATCAATGACTACGATATGGATTTCGGCGGAGTCAAGGTTCCGATGGCGAACGAAACTTACAGTGTCGAAGCCGGATTGACACAGACCTTATATGGCGGCGGGGCTGTCCGGAACAGCTATAAGGCTGCCGAGGTACAGAAAAATATAGCCGAGAAAGCGGAAGAACTGACCGTCGATAATATCCTGTATGCCGCCGATGTTAATTATTGGTCGACGGTGGCCAAGAAAGACCTGTACCGGGTTATGAATCAGTATGTGAAGATTATCGGAGAACTGGAGAAGGTGCTGACGGACCGTTTTAATGACGGATATATCAGCAAAACCGATCTTTTGCAGGTACAGGCCCGTTTAAAGGATGCTGAGTTGCAGAGAAGTAATGCTTTTAAACAATTTCAGGTGGCCTTGCAGAATCTGAATGTATTGATGGGGGAGTTACCGATGAATGAGGTTTATATTACCGACAGTATCAGTATGTTGCTGGCACTGCCTCCTCAAATCGGAGCGGAAGCCGCTTTTGAAAACCGGCCCGAATATACGATTGCCGGGTTGAATATTGAATATCAGAAGCGGCAGGTTAATCTGACCCGTAGCAAATATTTGCCCTCCCTGGCGGTTGGATTAAAGGAAAACTGGGGCACACAGATGCTGAATATCGACGGTTCGACAATGTGGAATACGGTTGCTTTTGCTTCGGTGAGTATTCCGGTTTTCCAGTGGGGGGCTCATCGTAAAGAGGTGAATGTACAGCGGGCCATGTTGCATAGCAAGGAGTATGACCTGCAAATTACAAAGGATCAGATTACCCTGGAAGTCAGTAATGCCTGGACAAACCTGACCGAAAATACAAAACAGATAGCGGTGGCTGAAGAAGCCTGCCGGATAGCGGAAGAAAACCTGGAGTTGAATACGTTCAGCTATACGGAAGGAAAATTGCCGATTATCGATGTGCTTTCGGCACAGGTGACCTGGATTCAATCATATAGCAGTTTGATTCAAACCTGGCTGCAACAGAAAGTTTCCCTGGCAGATTATAACAAAGCTATCAGTCATTGATACCGGCGCTGGATGTCGTGTAAATCGGGAAACGGATTATTCAATAGTAAAGACACAGAGGATTACTTCTGTGTCTTTACTGATTTTATTCTATATTTGTTTTTTAGAGCAAATAAATTGTAAATCATGAAAAAGCAGTATCTGTCGATCATCCTTATGATCGGTTTGTCGATTGTATTTTCGGACTCTTTTGCCGGGCGGAAAAAAGTGGGACTGGTGTTGAGTGGAGGCGGGGCGAAAGGAATAGCCCATATCGGAGTAATCGAAGTGTTGGAAAAGGCCGGAATCCCTATTGATTATGTGGTCGGTACCAGTATGGGATCTATTGTTGGCGGATTGTATGCCATCGGTTATACCGGAGAGGAACTGGATACGCTGGTGCGGCAACAGGACTGGACTTTTTTGTTGAGCGATAAGGTGAAGCGGGATTATCTGCCTTTTATGGAAAAGGAAGCTACAGAAAAATATGTTTTTTCTTTTTCTTTCGGTAAAGGGAAGGAAAGGCGTGTTCCGGCCGGGTTTGTTGCCGGGCAGAACGTTTACAATCTTTTTACAGATTTGACATTGGGATATCATGATTCGTTGGATTTTAACCGGTTGCCCATTCCTTTTGCCTGTATTGCAGCAAATATCGTAGACGGACAGGAGGTGGTATTGAATAAGGGGAATCTGGTGCAGGCGATGCGGGCCAGTATGGCGATTCCGGGCTTTTTTACTCCGGTACATCTGGATAGTATGGTATTGGTGGACGGTGGTATTGTCAACAATTTTCCGGCAGATGTAGCCAAGGCTATGGGAGCAGATATCATTATCGGAGTGGATGTACAGGCTGACTTGCGGAAGAGCGATAAGTTGAATACTTTTCCGGAGGTGATGGGACAGTTGATTAATCTGATGTGTTTAAATAAGTTCGAAGAAAATTATGCATTGACGGATTTGTATATAAAGCCGGATATTAATGAATATTCGGCTGCCAGCTTTAATCCGCAGGCCGTTGATACGCTGATTGTCAGAGGCAAGAGGGCTGCCGAGGCGCAGTGGGAAAAGCTGATGGCTTTGAAGAAGGAAATCGGAATAACGGAGGAGGTAGTACGGAAACCCAGGCAGATACAGGAAGATACCTTTTTTATACGTTCGATCGTGCTGAAAGGGGTATCCGAAGACGAGGCCAAACGATTGCGCCGGAATATCCGGATACAGGAAAATGAAGGGATTACCCTGACCGGGTTGCATAGAGCTATCGCTTCTCTGTATGGGACAAAAGCTTTTTCCGGAGTAACCTATCGTTTGCTCGGGGGGCCGGAATACGTTCTGGAATTGTTGCTGACGGAAAAGCATATGGATGTTGTGAATCTCGGTTTCCGTTTCGATACGGAAGAAATGGCTGCTATTTTATTGAATACCAAATTCAATTATAAAGCTTTGGGAGGGTCCAAGTTTTCTCTGACTGCCCGTTTGAATAAAAATCCTTATATCCGATTGGACTATGCTTTGGAAAATCCTTTTTTACGGCGTTTGAATCTGGCTTATATGTTTCGGTACAATGATTTTAATCTGTATGACAAAGGAAGTAAAAGTAACAGCATTACTTACCGCTATCATTTGGGAGAAGCCAGTTTGTCCGATCTTTATTTCCGGAATTTCAAATTCCAGGTGGGGGTGCGCTATGAATATTTCGATTATGATCCCTTTTTATATAAGGAGGATAGTCAGGGTACGGATGCCATATCGAAAGGATACATTAGCTATTTTGCCTTGGCTCATTTGGAAACGTATGACAGAAAATATTATCCGACCCGGGGATTGTCTTTTGAGGCTGCTTATTCGTTGCATACCGATAATTTTGTCCGGCTGGACGGACATGCTCCCTGTTCGGCTTTGAGTGCCGGATTCACGGGTGTCGTATCGCTTTCCAACCGTTTTAAGATGTTGCCTTCTGTATACGGGCGTGTGTTGATCGGTAATTACGTGCCTTATCCTTATCTGAATTACATGGGAGGGCAGGTAGAAGGCCGTTATATGGCACAGCAGCTTCCGTTCGAAGGTATCAGCCATATCGAAGTCTTTGAAAAATCATTGATGGTGGCCAGATTGCAATTCCGTCAGCGTATGGGAAGCCGCCATTATCTGTTTGTGACCGGAAATTTTGCTTTACAGAACGATAATTTTTTCGATATCCTCGGTGACCGGGGGATCTGGGGCGGAAGTGTGGGTTATTCTTATGATACGGCTGTCGGGCCCATCGGTTGCAGTTTCAATATGTCCGATTATACCGATAAGCTGGGTTTCTATTTTAATCTCGGGTATTATTTTTAAACAGGTCGAAACCTGAAATTGTGAATTTCCGGCCCTTTTTTCTTAAGAAAAAAGGGCCGGATTTATATTGATAAGGTTTTTGTTAAAAATGCATCTGATAATCAGATTGTTATAAGTGCAGTGATAAGGTTTTTGTTTTTGCCTGTCTGAATTTTTTTGGCCTTTGTACTTTAAATTTAGTACAGAAAAACCGGTTATCATGAATTATGCAGCTTTTGTGTTGTTCCGGTTGAATAACGGATGTGTCGCGTGATAAACGAAATAAGATAGGTTATTTGCCTTATTGTTCGAATTGTCTGACAATGCTTGATTTATTTTTTGTATTATTTATTAAATCTTTTCAATTATGAAAACTTTGGGACTTTTTACGTGTGCTATGTTATTGTTCTGCCGGGGGTATGGACAGCAGTTAAACCAATTGTACGATCTGCCGAAAATCCAGCAGGATAATCTTTCGTTACCGACTCCGGAGCCGGCTCAATTGATCCGTTATGTGGACTATCCGGTGTCTTACAGTACGGGTATACCGGAAATATCGGTTCCGCTTTATACTGTAAAATTACGGGAACTGTCATTGCCGCTGAGTTTGTCTTATCATGCGGGAGGTATTAAAGTGGAGGATGTTTCAGGTAATACGGGATTGGGGTGGAGTCTGGTGGCGGGAGGTGTGATCAGTCGTGTGGTCAACAACCAGCCTGATGATACCCGTTCTTTCGATTTGCGGGATCAGATCGGTATTATAAACCGGCAGGAGCATACATACCTGAAACAGGTGTTGCGACATGAAAAAGAGGCTGGTTACGACCGGTATTATTACAATTTTCCGGGAGGAAGCGGTTCGTTTATCTATGATGTCAATACGAAACAGATTACCGAGATTCCGGTTACCGATAATAAAATAGAAGTATTATCGGTACCTTCGGCGGTCTATTCCAAATTCAATTTTAAAATAACGACACCGGACGGTACGGCGTATTATTTTACGGAAACGGAAGGGATCGGGAAACGAAATCCGGTAGCGACTTCAATGACCAATTTATATGTGAATACGGATTACAGGACTACTTCGAGCTGGTATCTGACAAAAATCGAAACGTTTAATAAAACGGAGACCATCGAATTCGTTTACCGGAATGTAGGCCAGTGGTCGCGTAGTTTACCGGTCAATACGATATCCGGTTCGGCAAGCGCCGCTTTAGGGGATGTCCCGGTGGGGGATTATTCCCCGGACATATTGGGTTGGAGTTCCGTGGAATATTTCGATTGTAAGGTGTTATCGGAAATACGCTATAAAGGAGGGAAGGTTGTATTTACACATATGCAGGACCGCACGGATAACGGCCTGAAAGCCCGGTTAAGCCGTATGGATGTATATGCCGGTTCGGTTTTACGGCAGTATGCCGTGTTTCAGAATCAGAACAGTTATTTCGGAGACGGGCGTTTGCGTCTGGCGGGTGTGACGGTTTACGGTTCGGACGGTAGTGTTGCCGATCGTTACGGTTTTAAATATATAGATGAAAGTGTAACTATCTCTTCCCGTTTTGCCCAGGATTTTTTTGGGTATTACACAGCTTCCAAGACCCAGAATCTGACTTTTCTGAATACCGGCAGTGTGCGGATACCCGGGAAATACGATTATTCTTTTTCCGATGCGGAAAGGTATTCTTTGAAACGTATTACGAATGCGACGGGCGGGTATACGGAGTTTGTCTATGAAGCGAATCAGCATGATGAACCGGTCATCGGTCCGGTATCTATCGGTGTCCGGATCAAGGAAATCGGTCAGTATGAATCGGACGGAACCTTATTACGCAAACGGAGTTTCAATTATTACGACAGTTTCACGTCGATAGATTTTACAAAAGTTAATGCCAGTTGCTTTCTGACTCAAAGCGGGATAAAAAGTGTCGGTACCATTTTTGAACGGGTTATGGTGTCGCAATCGAATTCTTATTCTTCGGGCAGTGTTCTGCCCGGCTTGTCCCTGGAAAATGCCCGGGTATATTACGGGCGGGTATCGGAATTGACCACCGGAGCCGGAAGCGGGGATACGATCCGGACGGATTACGAATACAACCCGCGTTACGGACGCAACCATTTCGTTTATGCCGGATGGCCATATGTACCTTCTTATCCGCTGGGAGGTGAGGAAGCCCAGCGCTATCTGGGAAATGGTTTCGGTTGTTCCCTGGCTTCTCAGTGTGCTCCTTATAAGTTGCAATTTATACCGGGATATTTTCTGGAATCGAATTGGGCTTACGATAAACTTATCCGGCGTACAATGTATAAAA
It encodes the following:
- a CDS encoding TolC family protein, with translation MKKWIIYSCCWLGGLPLAAQTTSLTVGEYRQKVLNYSQQIKQSAEQRIAMQEAMKTAKTAYLPQVNVSGNVQYRINDYDMDFGGVKVPMANETYSVEAGLTQTLYGGGAVRNSYKAAEVQKNIAEKAEELTVDNILYAADVNYWSTVAKKDLYRVMNQYVKIIGELEKVLTDRFNDGYISKTDLLQVQARLKDAELQRSNAFKQFQVALQNLNVLMGELPMNEVYITDSISMLLALPPQIGAEAAFENRPEYTIAGLNIEYQKRQVNLTRSKYLPSLAVGLKENWGTQMLNIDGSTMWNTVAFASVSIPVFQWGAHRKEVNVQRAMLHSKEYDLQITKDQITLEVSNAWTNLTENTKQIAVAEEACRIAEENLELNTFSYTEGKLPIIDVLSAQVTWIQSYSSLIQTWLQQKVSLADYNKAISH
- a CDS encoding patatin-like phospholipase family protein is translated as MKKQYLSIILMIGLSIVFSDSFAGRKKVGLVLSGGGAKGIAHIGVIEVLEKAGIPIDYVVGTSMGSIVGGLYAIGYTGEELDTLVRQQDWTFLLSDKVKRDYLPFMEKEATEKYVFSFSFGKGKERRVPAGFVAGQNVYNLFTDLTLGYHDSLDFNRLPIPFACIAANIVDGQEVVLNKGNLVQAMRASMAIPGFFTPVHLDSMVLVDGGIVNNFPADVAKAMGADIIIGVDVQADLRKSDKLNTFPEVMGQLINLMCLNKFEENYALTDLYIKPDINEYSAASFNPQAVDTLIVRGKRAAEAQWEKLMALKKEIGITEEVVRKPRQIQEDTFFIRSIVLKGVSEDEAKRLRRNIRIQENEGITLTGLHRAIASLYGTKAFSGVTYRLLGGPEYVLELLLTEKHMDVVNLGFRFDTEEMAAILLNTKFNYKALGGSKFSLTARLNKNPYIRLDYALENPFLRRLNLAYMFRYNDFNLYDKGSKSNSITYRYHLGEASLSDLYFRNFKFQVGVRYEYFDYDPFLYKEDSQGTDAISKGYISYFALAHLETYDRKYYPTRGLSFEAAYSLHTDNFVRLDGHAPCSALSAGFTGVVSLSNRFKMLPSVYGRVLIGNYVPYPYLNYMGGQVEGRYMAQQLPFEGISHIEVFEKSLMVARLQFRQRMGSRHYLFVTGNFALQNDNFFDILGDRGIWGGSVGYSYDTAVGPIGCSFNMSDYTDKLGFYFNLGYYF
- a CDS encoding RHS repeat protein — translated: MKTLGLFTCAMLLFCRGYGQQLNQLYDLPKIQQDNLSLPTPEPAQLIRYVDYPVSYSTGIPEISVPLYTVKLRELSLPLSLSYHAGGIKVEDVSGNTGLGWSLVAGGVISRVVNNQPDDTRSFDLRDQIGIINRQEHTYLKQVLRHEKEAGYDRYYYNFPGGSGSFIYDVNTKQITEIPVTDNKIEVLSVPSAVYSKFNFKITTPDGTAYYFTETEGIGKRNPVATSMTNLYVNTDYRTTSSWYLTKIETFNKTETIEFVYRNVGQWSRSLPVNTISGSASAALGDVPVGDYSPDILGWSSVEYFDCKVLSEIRYKGGKVVFTHMQDRTDNGLKARLSRMDVYAGSVLRQYAVFQNQNSYFGDGRLRLAGVTVYGSDGSVADRYGFKYIDESVTISSRFAQDFFGYYTASKTQNLTFLNTGSVRIPGKYDYSFSDAERYSLKRITNATGGYTEFVYEANQHDEPVIGPVSIGVRIKEIGQYESDGTLLRKRSFNYYDSFTSIDFTKVNASCFLTQSGIKSVGTIFERVMVSQSNSYSSGSVLPGLSLENARVYYGRVSELTTGAGSGDTIRTDYEYNPRYGRNHFVYAGWPYVPSYPLGGEEAQRYLGNGFGCSLASQCAPYKLQFIPGYFLESNWAYDKLIRRTMYKKENGIFKPVEIETHEYEKFDLKELQVGLYVQGIVYTIQDRTNGQYSEDFKSVNDFFYFDVNLYNGYCKLKSTTKKQIFGSDTLRERWDYAYYSGSPQENPGIPIAETDPFANYTPFVPEEPEEPGIDRPLHPVNPERPKDPKDPKDPTDPGDPGTSLLMSVRSAGSIDRPLIPDTIQLADIGNSALLRSESYTCNGKTYKREYTYATDFYLIGAHNLSALKEEKFSIDGVKKAAVNYTYTQVTCGGKTITVPSTVYRQVEDVETDRKTVTAYDVNGCPASMTRTGEPVTCYLWSYNGLYPVAEIKNASYPAVVSAMGGAAVVNAMAVAAEPTAGDQNRLEGLRAALPGALVTLYTYLPFIGLTSVTDPSGRKQMYGYDSCGRLLSVKDEDGNIVEQYEYHLKE